Within Flavobacterium pisciphilum, the genomic segment CCAGTTTCGGCGTTAATTCACGCTGCTACGATGGTTACTGCTGGTATCTTTATGATTACTAGATTAAACTTTATATTTGATTTAACTCCAGATGTTCAAAGCATAATTGCTATTATTGGAGCAATAACTTCTCTAGTTGCTGCTACAATTGGTCTGGTTCAAAATGATATTAAAAAAGTATTGGCTTACTCTACTGTTTCGCAATTAGGATTAATGTTTTTAGCATTAGGATTGGGTGCTTATGAAGTAGCTGTATTTCACGTAATAACTCACGCTTTCTTTAAAGCTTGTTTATTCTTGGGTTCAGGTTCTGTAATTCACGCTTTGCACGGTGAACAAGACATGCGTAAAATGGGTGGATTGCGTAAAGCAATGCCTGTTACTTTTATAACTATGCTTGTTTCTTCATTAGCAATATCAGGAGTTCCATTGTTTTCTGGATTCTTCTCTAAAGATGAAATATTATTGACTGCATTTGAGCATAACATTCCACTTTATGTTGTAGCGTCTATTGCATCGATCATGACTGCTTTTTATATGTTTAGATTAATGTTCTTAACTTTCTTCAAAGATTTTAGAGGAACTGAACACCAAAAAAGCCACTTACACGAAAGCCCTGCTTTAATTACTTTTCCATTAATTGTTTTAGCAATCTTAGCTACTTTTGGCGGATTGATTAGCTTACCTGGAAATAGCTGGTTAAACTCATATTTAGCTCCACTTTTTACAAAAGTAGCTGGCGAAGCACATCATTTAGGAACTACTGAATACACTTTAATGGGTGTTGCAGTTCTTGGTGGATTGGTAGGTATTTTTATTGCTTACTTAAAATACATCAAACAAAACAATGTTCCTGGTGAAGATGCCTCTATAACTGGTGTTACAAAAGTATTATACAACAAATATTATGTTGACGAAGCTTACAACTATCTATTTGTAAACTCTATAAATGGATTGTCTAAATTCTTTAGAGATTATGTAGAAACTAGTTTGTCTGCTCTTGTATTCGGATTAGGAAAAGTAACCAATGAGATAAGTTATCAAGGTAGAAGATTACAAAATGGAAGTATCGGATTGTACTTGTTTGCTTTTGTTTTAGGTCTATGTGCCATTGTTTCTTATATATTTTTAGCTTAATAATTTAATAACTATGAACGTTTCTCTTATATTAATTATACTTTTAATTGGTGCATTTGTCACTTATTTTGTTGGTGATAAACTTGCTTCAAAAGTAGCCTTGTTCTTTAGTTTGGCTGCTTTGGGTTGTTCGATTGTATTATTAAATCATTATAATCTTGGCGAAAGCATTAGCTTTATGAGCCAATGGATTAATCAGCCAAAAATTTCATTTGTATTAAATGCCGATGGATTGGCCATTGCAATGTTATTACTAACAACTGCTCTAACGCCAATAATCATATTCTCTTCTTTTGGTAATTCATACCCAAATGCAAAAGGATTCTATGCCTTAATTTTATTCATGGCATTTGCAATGGTAGGTACTTTCCTTGCTGCAGATGGTTTATTATACTATATCTTCTGGGAATTATCTTTAATCCCAATTTACTTTATTGCCTTAATTTGGGGTAATGGTGATACTGAAGAACGCAGAAAAGCTGTAGTTAAATTCTTTATCTACACACTAGCTGGTTCATTATTCATGCTTGTAGCATTTGTTTACTTGTACACAAAAGCAGGTAGCTTCTTATTGACTGATTTGTATGAAGTAGATTTATCTGCTACTGAACAACTTTGGATATTCTTGGCTTTCTTCTTAGCGTATGCTATTAAAATTCCACTTATTCCTTTCCATACTTGGCAAGCAAGTGTATACCAAAAAGCACCTACTGTAGGAACTATGCTTTTATCTGGTATCATGCTTAAAATGGGACTTTACAGTATCATTCGTTGGCAATTGCCTATTGCTCCACTACCTGCAAAAGAATACATGTCTGTATTTATTGGATTAGGTATTGCTGGTGTAATTTATGGTTCAATTGTAGCATTGAGACAAAAAGACTTAAAAAAATTACTTGCTTATTCTTCATTAGCTCACGTTGGGTTAATTGCTGCTGGTGCTTATACACTAACTGCTGACGGTTTAAGCGGATCTGTTTTACAAATGATTGCTCACGGTTTTGTAGTAGTTGGTTTATTCTTAGCTGCTGAAATCATTTTTAGAAGATACGAAACTAGAGCTATTGCTGAATTGGGTGGAATTCGTTATCAATCACCAAAATTCACTTCAATGTTCTTGATCTTGGTATTGGCATCGGTTTCATTACCTTCTACATTTAACTTTATTGGTGAGTTTACAGTATTGTATAGCCTTTCTCAAATAAACATTTGGTTTGCCGTTTTAGGTGGAACAACTATTATTTTAGGTGCTTACTATATGCTTAAAATGTTCCAAAATGTAATGTTAGGTGAAACAAATACTAAACCATTTGCTGACGTAACTATCAATGAAGGAATTTCTCTTGTAGCTATTATAGCTGTTTTATTGTTCTTTGGATTGTATCCAAAACCGATTACAGATTTAATTTCTCCAAGTTTAGAAGTCATTTTAAAAATTATAAATAGAAATTAAAACATTAGAATTAACGATTTTTGATTTCAGATTCTATCTGTTTCTTAAAAGTTAAGCTGCTAAAGAATAAATAACATATTTTTAAATAAAATAAATTAGGGCATCATTAGTTTTAGATTTCCTATATCAAAAAAACAAAAATGAATACATTAATAGCTATTATAGGATTGGGTATTTTTTGCCTACTGTTTGAAATTCTTAATTTAAGAAAAGCCATTATTCCAGTAACTATACTTGGTTTATTAGGCGTTTTGGCAATAAACTATTCAGAATTTGGTTTAACCGAGAGTTACTACAATAACATGATTGCAGTGAGTAAATACTCTACAGCATTTTCGTCATTGTTTATTGTTTTAACCATTTTCTTAGTGGCTTTGAGCTTTAACTTCTACGAAGATCACCAAACGAAGATATCTGATTATGTATCTATAAAAATATTCTTATTGGCTGGAGCTGTAGCTATGGTATCTTTTGGAAACTTAGCTATGTTCTTTTTAGGTATCGAAGTATTGTCTATTGCGCTTTATGTTTTGGCTGCAAGTGACAGAATGAAAATAAAAAGTAATGAGGCTGGAATGAAATACTTCCTAATGGGTTCTTTTGCTTCTGGAATTATCTTATTCGGAATCTGTTTGATTTACGGAGCTATGGGTAGTTTTGACGTAGTTGAAATTAGTGATTTATCTCAATCTGCTGAATTGCCTATTTGGTTCCCAATTGGTATTGTTTTACTAACTGTTGGTATGTTGTTTAAAGTTGCTGCTGTTCCATTCCATTTTTGGGCACCAGACGTTTACGAAGGTTCTCCTGCTTTAACAACTGCTTTAATGAGTACTTTGGCTAAGGTTGTTGCTATTGCTACTTTATACAAATTACTAACGATTCTAAATGCTGAACTTTCTGAAAGCTATGTAATCGTTATTGTAATCGTTTCTATGTTATCTATGACTGTTGGTAACATCATGGCATTGCGTCAGGTAAATGTAAAACGTATGCTTGCTTATTCAGGTATTTCTCATGCAGGTTTCATGTTAATGACACTATTAACTTTAGCAACTTCTGCAGGAACTCTTTTATATTACACTAGTGCTTATGCATTAGCTGGTATCGCAGCATTTAGCGTTATATTATATGTTTGTAAAAACAAAGACAACGAAGACATCACTAATTTTCATGGTTTAGGAAAAACTAATCCTTTATTGGCAGCAATCCTTACGGCTTCGCTTTTATCTATGGCTGGTATTCCAATTTTTGCAGGATTCTTTGCTAAGTTATTCTTGTTTAATCAGGTACTTCAAGCTGGATACCTTGCATTAGTAATTGTTGCTGTAATAAACTCTATCATAAGTGTTGGTTACTATTTCAAATTAATATTAGCTATGTACACTAAAGAGCCTAATGAAGTTCGTACTGGAACACCAATCCTTATTTATACTGTTGCAATAGTTTCGATAGTATTAAACATTGTTTTAGGTTTATTCCCATCATTAGTATTAGATCTTTTGAACTAAATAATAGTTACACATAATACAAGCCATCAAGTTTTAATTTGATGGCTTTTTTGTTTTAATGCGGTTGCTATTAATTCTACCAACTGTATCAGTAACTATCAGATATCATAATGAATACAAAATAGCACTCTCATTTTGAACCCCCATTAAGATAAAAACATCGCTCATTGAATTAAACTTTATTGCCTTCTATTTGTCAAGGTAAGTTAAAAGCTACACCACTCAATTGTTAAAATATACATAGGGATTAGAGCAAATATCAAAATATAGGCTATATTTGGTACGTTTTAAAATCTAAATTTATTATGGCTTTCAACTCAAACAACCCGTTTTTTAGTAATAAACGTTTTACTCCAACATCTGTTGCTGCAAAAAGTGACAATGCGCATCAGGCAAGAACCATTGATTACGGTCAAGAAATGACATTGTCTGGTACAATCAATAAAACACTTATTTTATTCTTATTGCTTACTGCTACTGCAATGGTAACTTGGTGGATGTCTTTTAACGGAATCAACCCTATGCTTCCTACAATTGGTGGAGCTATCGTTGGATTAATTTTAGTTGTTATTTCAGCATTCAAACCACAACTTTCTCCTTACTTAGCTCCAGGTTATGCTTTGTTTGAAGGTTTGTTTATTGGTGGAGTATCTGCAATTTTTGAAGCTATGTATCCAGGAATCGTAATACAAGCTGTTGGTGCAACATTTGTAACATTTATGGTTTGTCTAGGTTTATACAAATACAAGATTGTAAAAGTAACTGAACAATTCAAATCTGTTGTTGTGGCTGCTACTTTGGCAATTGCAACTTACTACCTAATCTCTTGGTTAGTTTCAATGTTTACAAGCTTTACTCCTGTTCATCATGGTAGTTCTATGATGAGTATTGGTATTAGTGTTTTTGTAATCATTATTGCTGCTTTAAACCTATTTTTAGATTTTGACAGAATTGAGCAAGGTGTTCAAGAAAAAATGCCAAAATTCATGGAATGGTACGGCGCAATGGGATTAATGATTACCCTTGTTTGGTTGTATATCGAATTCATAAGATTGCTATCGAAAATGAATAGTAGAAACTAATCGTTTTAATTAATAATATAAAAAAAGCCTTTTTGAAAAATCAAAAAGGCTTTTTTATTAGGCTGCTTTTTCAAAAGCAATAAAATGGGTCAGCTTTCCTTTTATATTAAAAACTGGGAATGCGTGTATGGTACAAAAGTAAGTCTCACCGTTTTTCTTATAATTCAGAATGGTCTTTTCAAAAATTTCCTGTGATTTTATAGCTGTCCTAATTTCTTCTTTAACAACAGAAGATGTTTCTGGACCTTGAAACATTTTAGGTGATTTACCCAGAACTTCAACTTCGGTATAACCTGTCATATTAAAAATACGGTTGGAAGCAAAAACAATCTTCAGTTTTAAATCAGTAATTACCACAACCTCCTCTTTCAATCGCTCTAAAACATCAAATTCAGAATCATCCCAATGAAATCGATTTGCAATATGATCTACTTTTTGCCAATCAGAATAATTACTCTTCAAATCATTCAAAGGTACATGATGAAAATCCCATGAAATTACTGGAACAACATTGCAATTCATCTCTTGATGATATTTTGCCATTGCTGCATCATAAGCATCTAAATCATACATAAATTAAATTTTTACTCAAAGATAAATTGAAAAACATCACCAACAATAGCCTTGTTGCGCATTTAACGCATGTTTAAGCGATTTAAAATTCAAACTTGAGCTGTACAACTATAGCCTTTTTTACTTCAGTATTAAGATTGCTTAATGAAATCCCTAATAAACGAACAGAATCTTTCATTCGTTCCTGATACAAGAGTTCTTTGACCGTTTCCATAATCAAATTTTTATCAGCAATAAAATAGGGTAACGTTTTGCTTCTAGTTTGCTGTGTAAAATCGCTATATTTAATTTTGAGAGTAACTGTTTTACCCGAAATCTTATACTTTTGCAAACGCCTCTCTAAAGAAGTAGCAATTCGTTCGAGTTGTTCAATCATAAAAATCTCCGAAGATAGATTAACATCAAAAGTATGCTCTGCTGCAACCGACTTTGTGATTCTATTTGATTTCACCTCACTATTATGAATTCCACGCACAACATGATAATAAAATGTACCTGATTTTCCGAAATGCTTTTCTAGAAACTCTAAGCTCTTACTCTTTAAATCTGTTCCTGTAAAAATACCTAGCTGGTACATTTTTTCGGTAGTTACCTTCCCTACTCCATAAAACTTCCTAATGGGTAATTCTTCAAGAAAAGCAATTATCTCATCGGGGTTAACCGTTTTTTGTCCGTTGGGTTTGTTGTAGTCACTGGCAATTTTAGCCACAAACTTATTAACCGAAATTCCTGCTGAAGCGGTTAAACCAACTTCATTAAAAATTCGCATTCTAATTTCTTCAGCTAATAAACTCGCACTTGGATTGCCTTTTTTATTAACTGTTACATCAAGATAAGCTTCATCAAGCGAAAGTGGCTCAACCAAGTCAGTATATTCATGAAAAATTTTATGAATTTTATTTGAAATCTCTTTGTAGCGATCAAAACGTGGACGCACAAAAATAAGATGCGGACAATTACGCTTAGCCTGCATGCCACTTATTGCACTACGAACACCAAATTTACGAGCCTCATAACTTGCTGCTGCAACAACACCACGATTCTCAGAACCGCCTACAGCTATAGGTTTACCGCGCAAATCTGGATTGTCCATTTGCTCTACCGAAGCATAAAATGCATCCATATCAATATGGATAATTTTGCGATATGTAGGCACGTCAGACATAGTACAAATTTAGATAGGAAACCCACAAAAGAGAATAAAAAGGTCATAAATATTTTTACTATTTACGTTAAATTTTACAAGCAAATCAGACTACTTTAGATTTTTACTATAATAACAAATATTAACAAGTGAATAGGCAAAAACCAAATCATTTTCTCCTATTTTTGTAAGTACATTACAAAACATTAAAATGAGAACATTCGTTATTGGAGACATCCATGGTGGCTTAATCGCTTTGAAACAAGTACTCGAAAGAGCCGCTGTAACAAGCAAAGACACCTTAATTTTCTTGGGTGATTATGTTGATGGTTGGAGTCAATCCCCACAAGTGATTGATTTTTTAATTGAATTAAAACAAAAACAAAACTGTATTTGCATCCGAGGTAATCATGATGATTTACTACAACAATGGATAAGAGACGGCAAAGACAATGAATTATGGCATCATCACGGTGGTGAATCAACAGTTCTTGCTTACGAATCGATTACTGAAACTCACAAACAAATACACGTTTCTTTTCTTGAATCATTACAAGGTTATTATCTAGACTCTGAAAACAGATTATTTATTCATGCAGGTTTTACTAATTTAAGAGGGGTGACTTATGAATATTCATTTGAATCTTTTTTTTGGGACAGAACCTTGTGGGAAACTGCTATGGCTTTAGATCCTAATATGGAAACGGACTCTCTACTCTATCCAAAAAGATTAAAATTATATAAAGAAATCTTTATTGGACATACTCCAGTGACAAGAATTCACGAAACTATTCCAATACAAAAGGCCAATGTTTGGAACGTCGATACTGGAGCTGCATTTACAGGAAGATTAACTATAATGGATATTGATAGTAAAGAATTCTGGCAAAGTGAGCCATTAAACGAGTTGTATTTTGACGAAAAAGG encodes:
- the nuoL gene encoding NADH-quinone oxidoreductase subunit L — encoded protein: MDTNLALVLVLAPFLGFLINVFFGKSLGKTVSGAIGTLSVVVSFAVTIYFFLQINQTQQPISISLFEWIQISNFKVDLGFLLDQLSLLWLLFVTGIGSLIHLYSISYMHDDEKMHQFFAYLNLFVFFMITLVVGSNLLVLFIGWEGVGLCSYLLIGFWYKNQDYNDAAKKAFIMNRIGDLGLLVGIFIIGSMFSTLDYATLKTAIAGATDLNIYMLSAAAFCLFIGACGKSAQIPLYTWLPDAMAGPTPVSALIHAATMVTAGIFMITRLNFIFDLTPDVQSIIAIIGAITSLVAATIGLVQNDIKKVLAYSTVSQLGLMFLALGLGAYEVAVFHVITHAFFKACLFLGSGSVIHALHGEQDMRKMGGLRKAMPVTFITMLVSSLAISGVPLFSGFFSKDEILLTAFEHNIPLYVVASIASIMTAFYMFRLMFLTFFKDFRGTEHQKSHLHESPALITFPLIVLAILATFGGLISLPGNSWLNSYLAPLFTKVAGEAHHLGTTEYTLMGVAVLGGLVGIFIAYLKYIKQNNVPGEDASITGVTKVLYNKYYVDEAYNYLFVNSINGLSKFFRDYVETSLSALVFGLGKVTNEISYQGRRLQNGSIGLYLFAFVLGLCAIVSYIFLA
- a CDS encoding complex I subunit 4 family protein → MNVSLILIILLIGAFVTYFVGDKLASKVALFFSLAALGCSIVLLNHYNLGESISFMSQWINQPKISFVLNADGLAIAMLLLTTALTPIIIFSSFGNSYPNAKGFYALILFMAFAMVGTFLAADGLLYYIFWELSLIPIYFIALIWGNGDTEERRKAVVKFFIYTLAGSLFMLVAFVYLYTKAGSFLLTDLYEVDLSATEQLWIFLAFFLAYAIKIPLIPFHTWQASVYQKAPTVGTMLLSGIMLKMGLYSIIRWQLPIAPLPAKEYMSVFIGLGIAGVIYGSIVALRQKDLKKLLAYSSLAHVGLIAAGAYTLTADGLSGSVLQMIAHGFVVVGLFLAAEIIFRRYETRAIAELGGIRYQSPKFTSMFLILVLASVSLPSTFNFIGEFTVLYSLSQINIWFAVLGGTTIILGAYYMLKMFQNVMLGETNTKPFADVTINEGISLVAIIAVLLFFGLYPKPITDLISPSLEVILKIINRN
- a CDS encoding NADH-quinone oxidoreductase subunit N, which gives rise to MNTLIAIIGLGIFCLLFEILNLRKAIIPVTILGLLGVLAINYSEFGLTESYYNNMIAVSKYSTAFSSLFIVLTIFLVALSFNFYEDHQTKISDYVSIKIFLLAGAVAMVSFGNLAMFFLGIEVLSIALYVLAASDRMKIKSNEAGMKYFLMGSFASGIILFGICLIYGAMGSFDVVEISDLSQSAELPIWFPIGIVLLTVGMLFKVAAVPFHFWAPDVYEGSPALTTALMSTLAKVVAIATLYKLLTILNAELSESYVIVIVIVSMLSMTVGNIMALRQVNVKRMLAYSGISHAGFMLMTLLTLATSAGTLLYYTSAYALAGIAAFSVILYVCKNKDNEDITNFHGLGKTNPLLAAILTASLLSMAGIPIFAGFFAKLFLFNQVLQAGYLALVIVAVINSIISVGYYFKLILAMYTKEPNEVRTGTPILIYTVAIVSIVLNIVLGLFPSLVLDLLN
- a CDS encoding Bax inhibitor-1/YccA family protein → MAFNSNNPFFSNKRFTPTSVAAKSDNAHQARTIDYGQEMTLSGTINKTLILFLLLTATAMVTWWMSFNGINPMLPTIGGAIVGLILVVISAFKPQLSPYLAPGYALFEGLFIGGVSAIFEAMYPGIVIQAVGATFVTFMVCLGLYKYKIVKVTEQFKSVVVAATLAIATYYLISWLVSMFTSFTPVHHGSSMMSIGISVFVIIIAALNLFLDFDRIEQGVQEKMPKFMEWYGAMGLMITLVWLYIEFIRLLSKMNSRN
- a CDS encoding PAS domain-containing protein, giving the protein MYDLDAYDAAMAKYHQEMNCNVVPVISWDFHHVPLNDLKSNYSDWQKVDHIANRFHWDDSEFDVLERLKEEVVVITDLKLKIVFASNRIFNMTGYTEVEVLGKSPKMFQGPETSSVVKEEIRTAIKSQEIFEKTILNYKKNGETYFCTIHAFPVFNIKGKLTHFIAFEKAA
- the dinB gene encoding DNA polymerase IV — its product is MSDVPTYRKIIHIDMDAFYASVEQMDNPDLRGKPIAVGGSENRGVVAAASYEARKFGVRSAISGMQAKRNCPHLIFVRPRFDRYKEISNKIHKIFHEYTDLVEPLSLDEAYLDVTVNKKGNPSASLLAEEIRMRIFNEVGLTASAGISVNKFVAKIASDYNKPNGQKTVNPDEIIAFLEELPIRKFYGVGKVTTEKMYQLGIFTGTDLKSKSLEFLEKHFGKSGTFYYHVVRGIHNSEVKSNRITKSVAAEHTFDVNLSSEIFMIEQLERIATSLERRLQKYKISGKTVTLKIKYSDFTQQTRSKTLPYFIADKNLIMETVKELLYQERMKDSVRLLGISLSNLNTEVKKAIVVQLKFEF
- a CDS encoding metallophosphoesterase family protein; this encodes MRTFVIGDIHGGLIALKQVLERAAVTSKDTLIFLGDYVDGWSQSPQVIDFLIELKQKQNCICIRGNHDDLLQQWIRDGKDNELWHHHGGESTVLAYESITETHKQIHVSFLESLQGYYLDSENRLFIHAGFTNLRGVTYEYSFESFFWDRTLWETAMALDPNMETDSLLYPKRLKLYKEIFIGHTPVTRIHETIPIQKANVWNVDTGAAFTGRLTIMDIDSKEFWQSEPLNELYFDEKGRN